Proteins encoded together in one Mesotoga sp. Brook.08.105.5.1 window:
- a CDS encoding putative toxin-antitoxin system toxin component, PIN family has protein sequence MKIVVDTNVLVAALINPHGSLAGVLNCVLSSRVYPCFDARIIDQYERVLQRPRFGFRSDDIRALLDFFVRVGFFVTPEPVFLELPDQSDLPFVEVSRATNSPIVTGNAKHFPADFVTVLSPAALLEIVHRRV, from the coding sequence ATGAAGATAGTAGTAGACACAAACGTCCTTGTCGCGGCTCTAATAAATCCTCACGGAAGTCTCGCAGGTGTTCTCAATTGTGTTCTCTCGAGTCGTGTTTATCCCTGTTTCGATGCAAGAATTATCGATCAATACGAGAGGGTTCTTCAAAGACCGAGATTTGGATTCAGGAGCGACGATATAAGGGCGCTTCTGGATTTCTTTGTTAGGGTCGGTTTTTTTGTGACTCCCGAACCAGTCTTTTTGGAGCTTCCAGATCAATCGGATTTACCTTTTGTTGAAGTCTCCAGAGCCACTAACAGTCCGATCGTTACGGGAAATGCTAAACACTTTCCCGCTGATTTCGTAACTGTCCTGAGTCCTGCAGCATTGCTTGAGATAGTTCATAGAAGGGTATGA
- a CDS encoding type II toxin-antitoxin system Phd/YefM family antitoxin: MKYIATRDLRSNPSAVWETLDEGLEVIVTVNGKPKAIMIRADEDLEFLIKAISRAKAELAVERMRLQSLKNGLDSLSSEEIEKEISESRKADR, from the coding sequence ATGAAGTACATAGCGACTCGAGACCTGAGAAGCAATCCCTCAGCGGTCTGGGAAACGCTTGATGAGGGATTGGAGGTTATCGTTACGGTTAACGGGAAGCCTAAAGCAATAATGATAAGGGCAGACGAGGATCTCGAATTTCTCATAAAGGCTATTTCCCGAGCAAAAGCTGAACTCGCAGTCGAAAGAATGCGGCTCCAGTCTTTGAAGAACGGTCTTGATAGTCTTTCTTCAGAGGAGATAGAGAAAGAGATCTCTGAAAGCAGAAAAGCGGATAGATGA